The Trueperaceae bacterium genome has a window encoding:
- a CDS encoding 3'-5' exonuclease — protein sequence MHVYVADSFLEGLARLEPDARTRAQATAFDVQARPDHPSLRLHRVEGTNEPFWTASVDMDLRIVLWKRGDVTALCWVDRHDPAYAWARRHRFVVNPETHATQLVATERVVEEVTDVVRRTETRGPALFAAYGDAYLTALGVPEPLLPAVKDADEATFLDRVADHLPPEAQERLLALAAGEVVPVPRAAPARDDDPLAPFGTGDARRHFHLIEAHATKALERALGQPWSAWSIFLHPDQRDVVDRAFDGPARLRGGAGTGKTVVALHRAVRLAREGRGPVLLTTYSRTLAERLAPMLDLLMDADDPARARLTVAHLHRYATEAWTGDAQPRLDVLTDAARKRDLARAAVADAGGDPDADAPLLLAEWERVIDPHGLATLGAYLAADRRGRGEPLGPAARRRVWTQIEALRARLAQDDVHTFAGLAHALAARLDGAGDAARPFAHVVADETQDFGAAELRLLRALAPAGPDDLFVTGDPGQRIYAGASSLLAAGIDVRGRSHVLRVNYRTSEQIRRYAERLLPDVHAEPDGDERRPRVVSTFRGPEPDVAVRPTVAGERDAAADWLKRRLQEGYRPEDVAIFARTRQLLQDRAKPIVRACGLETTDLARSDGPTPKRVAVGTLHRAKGLEFKVVLVVAAEEGQLPNPKALDAETANGTPEAGLQRERNLLHVGVTRARERLLVTGAGERSRFLLDA from the coding sequence ATGCACGTCTACGTCGCCGACAGCTTCCTCGAGGGCCTCGCCCGCCTCGAGCCCGACGCGCGCACCCGCGCGCAGGCGACCGCGTTCGACGTCCAGGCCCGCCCCGACCACCCGTCGCTCCGCCTGCACCGGGTGGAGGGCACGAACGAACCGTTCTGGACCGCCAGCGTCGACATGGATCTGCGTATCGTGCTGTGGAAGCGCGGGGACGTCACGGCGCTCTGCTGGGTCGACCGGCACGACCCCGCCTACGCCTGGGCGCGCCGCCACCGCTTCGTCGTCAACCCCGAAACGCACGCCACCCAACTCGTCGCCACCGAACGCGTCGTCGAGGAGGTCACCGACGTCGTCCGCCGCACCGAAACGCGCGGGCCCGCCCTCTTCGCCGCCTACGGCGACGCGTACCTCACGGCGCTCGGCGTGCCGGAACCGCTCCTGCCCGCGGTGAAGGACGCCGACGAAGCGACCTTCCTCGACCGCGTCGCGGACCACCTGCCCCCCGAAGCGCAGGAACGCCTCCTCGCCCTCGCCGCCGGCGAGGTCGTGCCCGTCCCCCGCGCCGCCCCCGCCCGCGACGACGACCCGCTGGCGCCGTTCGGGACGGGCGACGCCCGCCGGCACTTCCACCTGATCGAAGCGCACGCCACCAAGGCGCTCGAGCGGGCGCTCGGGCAACCGTGGAGCGCCTGGTCGATCTTCCTGCACCCCGACCAACGCGACGTCGTCGACCGCGCCTTCGACGGCCCCGCCCGCCTCCGCGGCGGGGCGGGCACCGGCAAAACCGTCGTCGCCCTCCACCGCGCCGTCCGCCTCGCCCGCGAGGGCCGCGGGCCGGTCCTGCTGACCACCTACTCGCGCACCCTCGCGGAGCGCCTCGCCCCGATGCTCGACCTGCTGATGGACGCGGACGACCCCGCCCGCGCGCGCCTCACCGTCGCGCACCTGCACCGCTACGCCACCGAAGCGTGGACCGGCGACGCGCAGCCCCGCCTCGACGTCCTCACCGACGCGGCCCGCAAGCGCGACCTGGCGCGCGCCGCGGTCGCCGACGCCGGCGGCGACCCCGACGCCGACGCCCCCCTCCTCCTGGCCGAGTGGGAGCGGGTGATCGACCCGCACGGGCTCGCGACCCTGGGGGCGTACCTCGCCGCCGACCGCCGCGGGCGCGGCGAGCCGCTCGGGCCCGCCGCCCGCCGGCGGGTCTGGACGCAGATCGAGGCGCTCCGCGCGCGCCTCGCGCAGGACGACGTGCACACCTTCGCCGGCCTCGCTCACGCCCTCGCGGCCCGCCTCGACGGGGCCGGCGACGCGGCCCGCCCCTTCGCGCACGTCGTCGCCGACGAAACGCAGGACTTCGGGGCGGCGGAGCTGCGGCTCCTGCGCGCCCTCGCCCCCGCCGGCCCCGACGACCTGTTCGTGACCGGCGACCCCGGGCAACGCATCTACGCCGGCGCCTCGAGCCTGCTGGCGGCCGGCATCGACGTCCGCGGGCGGTCGCACGTCCTGCGCGTCAACTACCGCACCAGCGAACAGATCCGCCGCTACGCCGAACGCCTCCTCCCCGACGTGCACGCCGAGCCCGACGGCGACGAACGCCGCCCCCGCGTCGTCTCCACGTTCCGCGGTCCCGAACCGGACGTCGCCGTCCGCCCGACCGTCGCCGGCGAACGCGACGCCGCCGCCGACTGGCTCAAACGCCGCCTCCAGGAGGGCTACCGCCCCGAGGACGTCGCGATCTTCGCGCGCACCCGCCAGCTGCTGCAGGACCGCGCAAAGCCGATCGTGCGCGCCTGCGGGCTCGAGACGACGGACCTCGCCCGCAGCGACGGCCCGACCCCCAAACGCGTCGCGGTCGGCACCCTCCACCGCGCCAAGGGCCTCGAGTTCAAGGTCGTCCTCGTCGTCGCCGCGGAGGAGGGCCAGCTCCCCAACCCCAAGGCCCTCGACGCCGAAACCGCGAACGGTACCCCCGAGGCGGGCCTCCAGCGCGAACGCAACCTCCTGCACGTCGGCGTCACCCGCGCCCGCGAACGCCTCCTCGTGACCGGGGCCGGCGAGCGGAGCCGCTTCCTGCTCGACGCCTGA
- a CDS encoding Ig-like domain-containing protein gives MPTLAPSHPRIRRAVLAPLVALLATALVVSGCTTNVAPADPPVADLVDVRPAHQEEDVPLERNLTFHFDGPVDEAWLHEDRFAVDPPIGCAFAWHPDRHTLTCDPVAPLAPDTTYVLTLAGVTPPATASLGTASADATHTVTFTTRSEDGFATPRVASTVPADGWWDVRPDVGTLDVTFSVPMFAPTVEDALANGALTRGATADDADPLPCTDPTWNDAFTKVTCSYEAGAGHYALDVDATMLGASGEAMQGSTATAWVATPPPSLLATTWKGTFVTHWKKTSHDASLRFAPRRYDGTTRAVATVEDVGGGPFTSHLVFTPGDLRAGGTLHGNVAMCHTLHAVVEAGEVHGHLKAEGGPMCRRPPYSGSLHLTKSGTDTVRRPF, from the coding sequence ATGCCGACCCTCGCACCGTCCCACCCCCGGATCCGACGCGCCGTCCTCGCCCCCCTCGTTGCGCTCCTGGCCACCGCCCTGGTCGTGAGCGGCTGCACCACGAACGTCGCGCCGGCCGACCCTCCCGTCGCGGACCTCGTCGACGTGCGCCCGGCCCACCAGGAGGAGGACGTCCCCCTCGAGCGGAACCTCACCTTCCACTTCGACGGTCCCGTCGACGAAGCCTGGCTCCACGAGGACCGCTTCGCCGTCGACCCCCCCATCGGGTGCGCGTTCGCCTGGCACCCCGACCGGCACACCCTCACGTGCGACCCCGTCGCCCCCCTTGCGCCCGATACGACGTACGTCCTCACCCTCGCCGGCGTCACGCCCCCTGCGACGGCGTCGCTCGGGACCGCCAGCGCCGATGCGACGCACACCGTGACGTTCACCACCCGCAGCGAGGACGGTTTCGCGACGCCGCGCGTCGCGTCGACCGTCCCCGCCGACGGCTGGTGGGACGTCCGCCCGGACGTCGGCACGCTCGACGTCACCTTCTCCGTCCCGATGTTCGCGCCCACCGTCGAGGACGCCCTCGCGAACGGCGCCCTCACCCGCGGTGCCACGGCCGACGACGCGGATCCCCTCCCCTGCACCGATCCCACCTGGAACGACGCGTTCACGAAGGTGACCTGCAGCTACGAGGCCGGCGCAGGCCACTACGCCCTCGACGTCGACGCGACGATGCTCGGCGCGTCGGGCGAAGCGATGCAGGGGTCCACCGCGACCGCCTGGGTCGCCACCCCACCCCCCAGCCTGCTCGCGACGACGTGGAAGGGAACTTTCGTCACCCACTGGAAGAAGACGTCGCACGACGCGAGCCTGCGCTTCGCACCCCGCCGATACGATGGCACGACCCGTGCCGTCGCCACCGTCGAGGACGTCGGCGGAGGCCCCTTCACCTCGCACCTCGTCTTCACCCCCGGCGACCTCCGCGCAGGGGGAACCCTCCACGGAAACGTCGCGATGTGCCATACGCTGCATGCGGTGGTCGAGGCCGGCGAGGTACACGGTCACCTCAAGGCGGAGGGTGGGCCGATGTGCAGGAGGCCCCCGTACTCCGGGTCCCTCCACCTCACGAAGTCCGGCACCGACACCGTGAGGCGTCCCTTCTGA